One genomic segment of Vibrio quintilis includes these proteins:
- a CDS encoding LysR substrate-binding domain-containing protein translates to MYHISLRQLHIFTAITQHETLTQASEALFLSKAAVSMALAELEKQLGHVLFDRVNHRLILNQEGKKLLPLADELLHRTNDIQQLFENENNLTGEIRIGASDTIGNQVAPWLLSAFRQDFQHTSQTLFISNSALICQKLVDYELDIALIEGKTQHPELIAKQFSHDQMCIIGSPDHPLAGHPDIQLADFENSHWVLREAGSGSREFFLRTVAPRLERWQETFQLNTTEALINSVAANLGYACLSELAAQSALKDGRVVRISVPLNMRRRYWLLVHKEKYQNPLLKHFIRFCFEWPVSDSV, encoded by the coding sequence ATGTATCATATATCTCTGAGACAACTACATATCTTTACCGCGATTACGCAGCATGAAACATTAACTCAGGCATCAGAAGCGCTTTTTCTGTCTAAAGCCGCAGTCAGCATGGCACTGGCAGAACTGGAAAAGCAGTTGGGTCATGTTTTATTTGACCGGGTCAATCACCGGCTGATTCTGAATCAGGAAGGGAAAAAACTGTTACCTCTGGCTGATGAGCTGCTGCACCGGACCAATGACATACAACAACTGTTTGAGAATGAAAATAACCTGACCGGCGAAATCCGAATTGGTGCCAGTGATACAATTGGTAATCAGGTCGCTCCCTGGCTACTAAGTGCATTCAGACAGGATTTTCAACATACTTCGCAAACCTTATTTATTTCGAACTCAGCCCTGATTTGCCAAAAGCTGGTAGATTATGAGCTGGACATCGCCTTAATCGAGGGCAAAACCCAGCACCCGGAACTGATCGCAAAACAGTTCAGCCATGATCAAATGTGCATTATCGGCTCACCGGATCATCCGCTGGCCGGTCATCCTGATATTCAGCTGGCTGATTTTGAAAACAGTCACTGGGTATTACGGGAAGCCGGGTCCGGGTCCAGAGAATTCTTTCTGCGCACTGTCGCTCCCCGTCTGGAACGCTGGCAGGAAACATTTCAGCTCAATACGACAGAAGCTTTAATCAACAGTGTGGCTGCAAATCTCGGATATGCCTGTCTCTCCGAACTGGCTGCACAATCTGCACTGAAAGACGGACGGGTCGTCCGGATTTCCGTGCCGCTCAATATGCGGCGGCGATACTGGCTGCTGGTCCATAAAGAGAAATATCAGAATCCTTTACTGAAACACTTTATCCGGTTTTGCTTTGAATGGCCGGTGAGCGATTCAGTTTAA
- a CDS encoding YebG family protein, whose protein sequence is MTVIVKYVVERNGEEKMTFTSKAEADAYDKMLDMADELFTLLGQSELLDNEEKQEELALYLAKHKEEVLYALGAKRKPAPKKPKAVAENQPQDPDEQAA, encoded by the coding sequence ATGACTGTAATCGTCAAGTATGTGGTAGAGCGCAACGGAGAAGAAAAAATGACTTTCACTTCCAAGGCCGAAGCAGACGCTTATGACAAAATGCTCGATATGGCAGATGAACTGTTTACTTTACTCGGCCAGAGCGAGCTATTAGATAACGAAGAAAAGCAGGAAGAACTGGCTTTATATCTGGCAAAACACAAAGAGGAAGTTTTGTATGCCCTCGGTGCGAAGCGTAAACCAGCGCCAAAAAAACCAAAGGCTGTTGCAGAAAATCAACCTCAGGATCCGGATGAGCAGGCAGCCTGA
- the dapD gene encoding 2,3,4,5-tetrahydropyridine-2,6-dicarboxylate N-succinyltransferase, with the protein MSDFALALGTATKNCDNKIIEAYFPTPVLHPSEALVKSITAITGESGNHSVEITAEQVAKLAQAFQEHGETASAGFAEKAAKASQPLVLVVLLTDEKPQSVAEGFLKLQLISHRLVQPHGTVLDGIFGLLHNIAWTNEGPIDLPELADRQIEARLAGRTLTVDCVDKFPKMVDYVVPAGVRIADTSRVRLGAHVGEGTTVMHEGFINFNAGTTGVSMVEGRISAGVMVNNGSDIGGGASIMGTLSGGGKVIVSIGENSLLGANAGLGFPLGDRCTIESGLYVTAGTKVQMLDKSGNPVEIVKARDLAGVSDLLFRRNSQTGQVECLANKSAVELNDELHSNN; encoded by the coding sequence ATGTCAGACTTTGCACTTGCTCTTGGTACTGCAACGAAAAACTGCGACAACAAAATTATAGAAGCCTACTTTCCGACCCCGGTACTTCACCCCTCTGAAGCACTGGTTAAAAGTATCACAGCAATCACGGGTGAAAGTGGAAACCACTCAGTTGAGATCACAGCAGAGCAGGTCGCAAAACTTGCACAAGCATTTCAGGAACACGGCGAAACAGCCAGCGCCGGGTTTGCCGAAAAAGCAGCAAAAGCATCACAACCACTGGTATTGGTTGTTCTGCTGACGGATGAAAAACCTCAGTCAGTTGCTGAAGGCTTCCTCAAGCTTCAGCTCATTTCACACCGTCTGGTTCAGCCTCATGGCACGGTTCTGGATGGAATTTTCGGACTACTCCACAACATTGCGTGGACGAATGAAGGCCCGATTGATTTGCCTGAACTGGCCGATCGTCAAATTGAAGCGCGCCTGGCCGGAAGAACACTGACGGTAGACTGCGTCGATAAATTCCCGAAAATGGTCGATTACGTGGTACCTGCCGGTGTTCGTATCGCAGATACATCCCGTGTTCGGCTCGGGGCGCATGTTGGCGAAGGTACAACTGTCATGCATGAAGGCTTTATCAACTTTAACGCGGGTACAACGGGTGTCAGCATGGTTGAAGGACGGATTTCAGCCGGTGTGATGGTCAATAACGGCTCGGATATCGGTGGTGGCGCATCAATCATGGGAACGCTGTCTGGTGGTGGTAAAGTCATCGTTTCTATCGGAGAAAACTCGTTACTCGGAGCCAATGCAGGTTTAGGCTTCCCACTGGGCGATCGCTGCACCATTGAGTCCGGCCTGTATGTCACAGCCGGTACAAAAGTACAAATGCTGGACAAAAGTGGTAACCCGGTAGAAATCGTAAAAGCCAGAGATTTAGCAGGTGTTTCCGACCTGCTGTTCCGCCGTAATTCGCAAACAGGTCAGGTTGAATGTCTGGCCAATAAATCAGCAGTCGAGCTGAATGATGAACTTCACAGTAATAATTAA
- a CDS encoding adenosine deaminase, whose product MQQFIQELPKVELHLHIEGTLEPELMFELAKRNQVEIPFSTPEEVKNAYQFTDLQSFLDIYYQGANVLLHEQDFFDLTWAYLQRCHEENVIHTEIFFDPQTHTARGIPFKTVIQGINRALEQARTELGISSQLIMCFLRHLSEEDAIETFNQALPYQSLIAGVGLDSSEQGHPPEKFSKVFEMARNAGFLTVAHAGEEGPADNIITAIEDLGVSRVDHGVRCVENKKLVQQLAETRMPLTVCPLSNIKLCVFDTMQQHNIANLLKKGLCVTINSDDPAYFGGYMNANFIAVAKAHELTKNELAQFTLNAIEASFIAQEDKDTMTQRVLDYLVTVN is encoded by the coding sequence ATGCAACAATTTATTCAAGAATTACCAAAAGTAGAGCTTCATCTGCACATTGAAGGCACTCTGGAACCTGAACTGATGTTTGAGCTCGCCAAGCGTAATCAGGTTGAAATTCCCTTTTCAACCCCGGAAGAAGTAAAAAACGCCTATCAGTTTACTGACTTACAATCTTTTTTGGATATCTACTATCAGGGAGCCAATGTGCTTCTTCATGAACAGGATTTCTTCGACTTAACCTGGGCTTACCTGCAACGTTGCCATGAAGAGAACGTTATCCATACTGAAATATTCTTTGATCCGCAAACTCACACAGCCCGCGGCATCCCCTTCAAAACCGTTATTCAGGGGATCAACCGGGCACTGGAACAGGCCAGAACAGAGCTTGGTATTTCCAGTCAGTTAATCATGTGTTTTCTTCGTCATCTGAGTGAAGAAGATGCGATCGAAACATTCAATCAGGCGCTGCCGTATCAATCATTAATTGCGGGTGTGGGACTCGATTCCTCCGAACAGGGACATCCGCCGGAAAAATTCTCAAAAGTATTTGAAATGGCAAGGAATGCAGGATTTCTCACCGTCGCTCATGCAGGTGAAGAAGGCCCGGCTGACAATATCATCACCGCGATTGAAGACCTTGGCGTAAGCCGGGTTGATCATGGTGTCCGGTGTGTTGAGAATAAAAAACTGGTTCAGCAGTTAGCTGAAACCCGCATGCCTCTGACCGTCTGCCCGCTTTCCAATATCAAGCTTTGTGTATTTGACACAATGCAGCAGCACAACATTGCAAATCTGTTGAAAAAAGGCCTGTGTGTCACCATTAACTCAGATGATCCTGCTTATTTCGGGGGTTATATGAATGCCAACTTTATCGCGGTTGCCAAAGCGCATGAACTGACTAAAAATGAGTTAGCACAATTTACCCTGAATGCGATTGAAGCCAGTTTTATTGCACAGGAAGACAAGGACACCATGACGCAGCGTGTGCTTGATTACCTGGTCACCGTGAATTAA
- a CDS encoding HD-GYP domain-containing protein: MGEVQHDSRQPEKFKSLNSQLALLHESICKQIPQIVRISFAIYDQMTDHLKTYADSTPKGEILIHYEYPLSKIPSLKKCAEQGSNRYINHLYKRLEKDSHHNNWLRAQNFSSSFASPTYYNDEFIGFIFINASEDFIFDESSDKVLAPYLEQIREAVLKEYQIIHAILKETENILQRNPKHFKQAKDHQERMYFFSKVIAQGLTEVYQLDDEQIDFITLFSRLHDIGKLSLPCDLLTKPGALANVERKQVTGHIEKGIEMINRILPETENGNHACIAILKDIMAYHHELMDGSGYPYNLKGQEIPVSARIITVANIFDALTSHRPYKQARSVPFALLELEKMVAEKKLDRHCVNALRNNQEYLKKVIEKYPEPDPSHLSDTYYT, translated from the coding sequence ATGGGTGAAGTGCAACATGACTCTCGGCAACCAGAGAAATTTAAAAGTCTGAATTCCCAACTCGCCCTGCTTCATGAAAGCATTTGCAAACAAATACCTCAGATAGTCCGGATTTCCTTCGCGATTTATGATCAGATGACGGACCACCTGAAAACTTATGCAGACAGCACACCCAAAGGTGAAATTCTGATTCACTATGAGTATCCTCTGAGTAAAATTCCATCCCTGAAAAAATGTGCCGAACAAGGCTCGAACCGGTATATTAATCATTTATATAAACGTCTGGAGAAAGACAGTCATCATAACAACTGGTTAAGAGCGCAAAACTTTTCCTCATCCTTTGCTTCTCCCACTTACTACAACGATGAATTCATCGGGTTCATCTTTATCAATGCATCGGAGGATTTCATTTTCGATGAGTCGTCCGACAAAGTGCTGGCCCCTTATCTGGAACAAATCAGAGAAGCCGTCCTGAAAGAGTATCAAATCATTCACGCGATCTTAAAAGAGACGGAAAATATTCTGCAGCGCAATCCAAAGCATTTTAAGCAGGCGAAAGATCATCAGGAGCGGATGTATTTTTTCTCCAAAGTCATTGCTCAGGGGTTAACCGAGGTATATCAGTTAGATGATGAGCAAATTGACTTCATCACTCTGTTTTCCCGCCTGCATGACATCGGCAAGCTATCTCTGCCTTGTGATTTGCTGACTAAACCAGGTGCCCTTGCAAACGTTGAAAGAAAACAGGTCACCGGGCACATAGAGAAAGGGATTGAAATGATTAACCGGATTCTCCCTGAAACTGAAAATGGTAATCATGCCTGTATTGCAATTCTGAAAGATATCATGGCTTATCACCACGAGCTGATGGATGGCTCCGGCTATCCATACAATTTAAAAGGCCAGGAGATTCCTGTTTCCGCCCGGATTATTACCGTTGCCAATATATTTGATGCCCTGACCAGCCACCGCCCATACAAACAGGCACGCTCAGTACCGTTCGCTTTGCTTGAACTGGAAAAAATGGTGGCAGAAAAAAAACTGGATCGCCACTGTGTCAATGCATTGAGAAACAATCAGGAATATCTGAAAAAAGTGATTGAAAAATATCCTGAGCCCGATCCCAGTCATTTATCTGATACCTACTACACATAG
- a CDS encoding AMP-binding protein codes for MGDSKGHDELFITPDEYLLKWAQSRPDDIYLKQIRERKFDTYTFSEVADQALRLVTALQEQGLKPQDKIAIISKNCAEWFICDLAMMLGDFISVPIFPTANFDTIDYCISHSECRAVFVGKLDNADTVRQVLDKHKQLSSIALPYPSAPECKSQFSALIQQHEPASVIPKHDRDAIMSIVYTSGTSGTPKGAMLSYGAFFWTVRQLTNLISVRIQDRLFSYLPLSHITERVYIFGVSIMTGVQTAFPESLETFIEDVRMQRPTLFISVPRLWTLFQQRILDKLPQSRLNLLLKIPFIRHLIQHKIARGLGLDKARILGCGSAPVSPGLLAWYDRIGLPITEAWGMTESLGLTTLNYPYNQDKIGTVGITAPGVRITTNGEGEVLVQSPGVFSGYYKNELATRCIFDHEGWMKTGDLGKIDAEDYLSLSGRKKDTFKTAKGKFVSPVPIEKLLYQAGRFEMLCLIGLGLPGPILLVVPHDFPDFDRQRYEHSTCKIIQKMNQQLQAHEQIKGVLMIKEPWTIENSVLTPTLKIKRFLLESKYHELGYQWPENKLILWEDDIQNQSPASHG; via the coding sequence ATGGGTGACAGCAAAGGACATGACGAGTTATTCATAACACCGGACGAATATCTTCTGAAATGGGCTCAGTCACGCCCGGATGATATTTACCTGAAACAGATCAGAGAGAGAAAATTCGATACGTATACCTTCTCTGAGGTTGCAGATCAGGCACTGCGTCTGGTAACAGCATTACAAGAACAGGGATTAAAACCCCAGGATAAAATTGCCATTATTTCTAAAAATTGTGCTGAGTGGTTTATCTGCGATTTAGCCATGATGCTGGGCGACTTTATCAGCGTTCCGATCTTTCCGACAGCGAACTTTGACACGATTGATTATTGCATCAGTCATAGTGAATGTCGGGCTGTATTTGTCGGTAAGTTAGATAACGCCGATACCGTGCGTCAGGTTCTGGATAAACATAAACAGCTCAGCAGTATCGCCTTACCTTACCCGTCAGCACCTGAATGTAAATCTCAATTTTCAGCGCTCATTCAGCAACATGAGCCAGCATCAGTTATCCCAAAACATGACAGAGATGCAATTATGTCCATTGTCTATACTTCAGGCACATCAGGAACACCTAAAGGCGCTATGTTGAGCTATGGTGCTTTTTTCTGGACTGTCAGACAACTGACCAATTTAATCTCAGTTCGTATTCAGGATCGTTTGTTCTCCTACCTGCCGCTGTCACATATTACTGAACGGGTTTATATCTTTGGTGTATCCATCATGACTGGCGTACAAACCGCCTTTCCTGAATCTCTGGAAACTTTCATCGAAGATGTCAGAATGCAGCGTCCGACGCTGTTCATTTCTGTTCCCCGGCTGTGGACGCTCTTTCAACAACGCATTTTGGATAAGCTGCCGCAAAGCCGCCTGAACTTACTGTTAAAAATACCTTTCATCAGACATCTCATTCAACACAAAATAGCACGGGGACTGGGGCTGGATAAGGCAAGAATTCTGGGCTGCGGCTCTGCACCCGTCTCACCGGGATTACTGGCATGGTACGACAGAATTGGTTTACCGATTACTGAAGCCTGGGGAATGACGGAATCTCTTGGACTCACAACACTTAACTATCCGTACAATCAGGACAAAATTGGTACTGTTGGCATCACTGCGCCCGGCGTCCGGATCACAACCAACGGTGAAGGGGAAGTTCTGGTGCAAAGTCCGGGAGTATTTTCCGGCTATTATAAGAACGAACTCGCAACGAGATGTATTTTTGATCATGAAGGCTGGATGAAAACCGGCGATCTGGGCAAGATAGATGCTGAAGATTATTTGAGTTTATCCGGCAGAAAAAAAGACACCTTTAAAACAGCAAAGGGGAAATTTGTCTCTCCTGTTCCTATCGAAAAACTTCTGTATCAGGCTGGGCGGTTCGAAATGCTTTGCTTAATCGGTTTAGGGCTTCCGGGGCCAATCCTGCTTGTTGTTCCTCATGATTTTCCTGATTTTGACAGACAAAGATATGAGCATTCAACCTGCAAAATCATTCAGAAAATGAACCAGCAGCTCCAGGCACATGAACAAATTAAAGGTGTTCTGATGATAAAAGAACCATGGACAATCGAAAATAGTGTGCTGACACCTACACTCAAAATTAAACGGTTTTTACTCGAAAGCAAATACCATGAACTGGGCTATCAGTGGCCGGAGAACAAGTTAATTTTGTGGGAAGATGATATTCAAAACCAGTCTCCGGCTTCTCATGGTTAA
- a CDS encoding DUF1127 domain-containing protein — MNELMSKPEKYHVSVISVSRILIKEILSLLTLWIQKYRTRKQLRELPESLYDDLGVDRSMVKKESERPFWD; from the coding sequence ATGAATGAGTTGATGAGTAAACCAGAGAAATATCATGTGTCGGTGATCAGTGTGAGCCGTATTTTGATTAAGGAAATCTTATCCCTGCTAACGTTGTGGATACAAAAATACCGGACCCGCAAGCAACTCAGGGAGCTGCCGGAATCACTATACGATGATCTTGGCGTAGATCGATCCATGGTGAAAAAGGAATCCGAGCGTCCGTTTTGGGATTAA
- a CDS encoding LysR substrate-binding domain-containing protein encodes MKERLPPLQALYYFCTAAETGSFKDAAEQLFVSAAAVSQQIRQLEEWLKCELFVRQHRQVLLTGEGKILYQSASKGFTEIKHGVRLLTQDPDPKRLSISTIPSFAQHWLVPRLQLFRQQHPDMLLLVEPISKLASFEDSSVDICIRYGKGEYDNLDAVLLMDEVLYPVCHPLYQQQHQIYDIDDLHHADLIEDMWPDMNWGLWLESVGAKNHSAARPTLKYNGALYVLEGALSVQGIGLAKHSMAYRLIQEGKLVRIGHKSTQSRYSYYLCAPESYMRREKVTRFHHWLREQIEQFQRQYPHQTEVISSENQSSVVS; translated from the coding sequence GTGAAAGAGCGACTTCCTCCTCTACAGGCCCTGTATTACTTCTGTACCGCAGCTGAAACCGGTAGCTTTAAAGATGCAGCAGAACAGCTGTTCGTCAGCGCTGCCGCAGTCAGCCAGCAAATTCGTCAGCTTGAAGAGTGGCTGAAATGTGAGTTATTTGTCAGACAACACCGTCAGGTTTTGCTGACTGGTGAGGGGAAAATTTTGTATCAGTCAGCCAGTAAAGGATTTACTGAAATCAAACATGGGGTGAGATTGTTAACTCAGGATCCCGATCCCAAACGCCTTTCCATTTCAACCATTCCATCGTTTGCTCAACACTGGCTGGTTCCGCGCCTGCAACTTTTTCGCCAGCAACATCCGGATATGTTGTTACTGGTTGAACCCATCAGTAAACTGGCTTCCTTTGAAGATTCTTCTGTCGATATTTGTATCCGCTATGGAAAAGGAGAGTATGACAATCTGGATGCTGTTCTGTTAATGGATGAAGTTCTCTATCCTGTTTGTCACCCTCTGTATCAGCAGCAACACCAAATTTACGATATTGATGATCTTCACCATGCAGACTTGATCGAAGATATGTGGCCGGATATGAACTGGGGGCTCTGGCTGGAATCTGTGGGTGCAAAGAACCACTCCGCCGCCCGTCCGACACTCAAATATAATGGCGCACTTTATGTACTTGAAGGGGCTTTATCTGTTCAGGGAATCGGACTGGCGAAGCACAGTATGGCTTATCGTCTGATTCAGGAAGGCAAGCTGGTCAGAATTGGTCATAAAAGCACTCAGTCAAGATACAGCTATTATCTGTGCGCACCTGAAAGTTATATGAGAAGAGAAAAAGTCACGCGCTTCCATCACTGGCTGCGTGAACAAATTGAGCAATTTCAGCGACAATATCCGCATCAGACTGAAGTCATTTCATCAGAAAATCAGTCTTCAGTTGTAAGTTAA
- the fusA gene encoding elongation factor G, with protein sequence MTDLSKYRNIGIFAHVDAGKTTSTERILKLTGKIHRTGEVHDGAATTDFMEQEAERGITIQSAATTCFWKDHRLNIIDTPGHVDFTVEVYRSLKVLDGGVGVFCGSGGVEPQSETNWRYANESHVARLIFVNKLDRMGADFYRVVEQVKNVLGANPLVMTLPIGIEDDFKGVIDLLNMKAWIWDESGQPENYTLEDIPAEYADKAAEYREMMIETAVEQDDELMMAYMDGEEPTIDQLKACIRKGTRDLAFFPTFCGSAFKNKGMQPMLDGVVDYLPAPTEVDPQPLTDKDTGEATGEVAKVDASEPLRALAFKIMDDRFGALTFIRIYSGVLNKGDTILNSATGKTERIGRMVEMHADERNEISSAQAGDIIAVVGMKNVQTGHTLCDPKNECTLEPMIFPTPVIEIAVKPKDKGASEKMGIAIGKMVAEDPSFQVETDEETGDTILKGMGELHLDIKVDILKRTYGVELEVGQPQVAYRETITQPVEDSYTHKKQSGGSGQFGKIDYRIKPGETGSGFTFSSTVVGGNVPKEFWPAVEKGFASMMQEGVLAGFPVLDVEIELYDGAFHAVDSSAIAFEIAAKGAFRQSIPKAGAQLLEPIMHVDVFTPEDHVGDVIGDLNRRRGMIKDQEAGVTGVRIKADVPLSEMFGYIGHLRTMTSGRGQFSMEFSHYAPCPANVAEEVIAEVKARKEAK encoded by the coding sequence ATGACTGATTTATCAAAGTACAGAAACATTGGTATTTTTGCTCACGTAGATGCGGGTAAAACTACCTCTACCGAGCGTATTCTTAAGCTAACTGGTAAAATCCACCGTACCGGTGAAGTTCACGATGGCGCTGCTACAACAGACTTCATGGAGCAGGAAGCTGAACGTGGTATCACTATCCAGTCTGCAGCAACAACCTGTTTCTGGAAAGACCACCGCCTGAACATTATCGATACTCCTGGACACGTGGATTTTACTGTTGAAGTATATCGTTCACTCAAAGTTCTTGATGGCGGTGTTGGTGTGTTCTGTGGTTCAGGTGGTGTTGAACCTCAGTCAGAAACAAACTGGCGCTATGCGAACGAATCACACGTTGCACGTCTGATCTTCGTCAACAAACTGGACCGTATGGGTGCAGATTTCTACCGTGTTGTTGAGCAGGTGAAAAACGTTCTGGGTGCAAACCCACTCGTCATGACACTGCCTATCGGTATTGAAGATGACTTCAAAGGTGTGATTGATCTGCTGAACATGAAAGCGTGGATCTGGGATGAATCTGGCCAGCCAGAAAACTACACACTTGAAGACATTCCTGCTGAGTATGCAGACAAAGCTGCTGAATATCGTGAAATGATGATCGAAACTGCGGTTGAGCAGGATGATGAGCTGATGATGGCTTACATGGACGGTGAAGAACCAACAATTGACCAGCTGAAAGCTTGTATCCGTAAAGGGACTCGTGATCTGGCGTTCTTCCCGACTTTCTGCGGTTCTGCATTCAAAAACAAAGGGATGCAGCCAATGCTGGATGGTGTTGTTGATTATCTGCCAGCACCAACAGAAGTTGACCCTCAGCCACTGACTGATAAAGATACTGGTGAAGCAACTGGCGAAGTTGCTAAAGTTGATGCAAGTGAGCCATTGCGTGCGCTGGCATTTAAGATCATGGATGACCGTTTTGGTGCCCTGACCTTTATCCGTATCTATTCAGGTGTATTGAATAAGGGTGACACAATCCTTAACTCTGCAACAGGTAAAACTGAGCGTATCGGCCGTATGGTTGAAATGCACGCGGATGAGCGTAATGAAATTTCTTCAGCTCAGGCGGGTGATATCATTGCTGTTGTTGGTATGAAGAACGTTCAGACTGGTCATACACTGTGTGATCCTAAAAATGAATGTACACTTGAGCCAATGATCTTCCCAACACCTGTTATCGAAATTGCTGTGAAGCCTAAAGATAAAGGTGCATCTGAGAAAATGGGTATCGCGATCGGTAAAATGGTTGCAGAAGATCCATCATTCCAGGTTGAAACTGATGAAGAAACAGGTGATACCATCCTGAAAGGTATGGGCGAACTTCACCTGGATATCAAAGTTGATATCCTGAAGCGTACTTACGGTGTTGAGCTTGAAGTGGGTCAACCACAGGTTGCTTACCGTGAGACAATCACGCAGCCTGTTGAAGACAGCTACACGCATAAGAAACAGTCTGGTGGTTCTGGTCAGTTCGGTAAAATCGATTACCGCATCAAGCCTGGCGAAACTGGCAGCGGCTTCACATTCTCTTCAACTGTTGTGGGCGGTAACGTTCCTAAAGAATTCTGGCCAGCAGTTGAAAAAGGCTTTGCAAGCATGATGCAGGAAGGTGTACTTGCCGGATTCCCTGTACTTGACGTTGAAATCGAACTGTACGATGGTGCTTTCCACGCAGTTGACTCATCTGCAATTGCATTTGAAATCGCAGCGAAAGGTGCTTTCCGTCAGTCTATTCCAAAAGCGGGCGCACAACTGCTTGAGCCAATCATGCACGTTGACGTATTTACACCAGAAGATCACGTTGGTGATGTGATTGGTGACCTGAACCGTCGTCGCGGTATGATCAAAGATCAGGAAGCTGGCGTTACAGGTGTACGTATTAAAGCTGATGTACCTCTTTCAGAAATGTTTGGTTACATCGGTCACTTACGTACAATGACTTCTGGTCGTGGTCAGTTCTCTATGGAGTTCTCTCACTACGCACCATGTCCTGCAAACGTTGCAGAAGAAGTGATTGCTGAAGTGAAAGCGAGAAAAGAAGCGAAGTAA
- the radA gene encoding DNA repair protein RadA, with protein sequence MAKLKRAYVCNDCGADYPRWQGQCSACGSWNTITEVRMPASPQAARHERLTGYAGSLSESQVQVLADIDLQEVPRFTSGFKEFDRVLGGGIVPGAAILIGGSPGAGKSTLLLQVMCYLADNMPTLYVTGEESLQQVAMRASRLELPKQNLKMLSETSVDKICQLAEKERPGIMVIDSIQVMHVSDVQSSPGSVAQVRESATALTRYAKQNNVAVFIVGHVTKDGTLAGPKVLEHIIDCSVLLDGGTDSRFRTLRSHKNRFGAINELGVFAMTGNGMKEVSNPSAIFLSRGEEETSGSSVMVIWEGTRPLLVEIQALVDYSQLANPRRVAVGLEQNRLSLLLAVLHKHGGLMMADQDVYVNVVGGVKVTETSADLALVMALLSSFRDRPLPKDVVIFGEVGLAGEIRPVPSGQERLNEAFKHGFKTAVIPAANMPKGGISGMQIHPVKKLSEAIEAFDEL encoded by the coding sequence ATGGCTAAATTAAAAAGAGCGTATGTATGTAATGATTGTGGAGCCGATTATCCAAGATGGCAAGGTCAATGTAGCGCATGTGGCTCGTGGAACACAATTACGGAAGTCAGAATGCCGGCATCGCCTCAGGCAGCAAGACATGAGCGTCTGACAGGGTATGCCGGTTCTTTATCAGAGTCACAGGTGCAGGTACTGGCAGATATTGATTTGCAGGAAGTTCCCCGCTTTACCAGTGGCTTTAAAGAGTTTGACCGGGTTTTAGGCGGCGGTATTGTTCCCGGTGCAGCCATTCTCATTGGTGGAAGTCCCGGCGCCGGAAAGTCCACTTTATTATTACAGGTGATGTGCTATCTGGCGGATAACATGCCGACGCTGTATGTTACCGGGGAAGAATCCTTGCAGCAGGTTGCAATGAGAGCCTCCCGGCTTGAATTACCGAAGCAAAATCTGAAGATGCTTTCAGAAACCAGTGTTGACAAAATATGCCAGCTTGCAGAAAAAGAACGTCCCGGAATTATGGTCATTGACTCGATACAGGTCATGCATGTTTCTGATGTTCAGTCATCTCCCGGCAGTGTGGCGCAGGTGCGGGAATCGGCAACGGCACTGACCCGGTATGCAAAACAGAATAATGTTGCGGTATTTATTGTTGGTCATGTCACAAAAGACGGAACGCTGGCCGGGCCAAAGGTTCTGGAGCATATCATTGACTGTTCTGTGCTGCTGGACGGCGGAACGGATAGCCGTTTCAGGACACTCAGAAGCCACAAAAACCGGTTTGGTGCCATCAATGAACTCGGTGTATTTGCAATGACCGGAAACGGCATGAAAGAAGTCAGTAATCCTTCTGCTATATTTCTGTCCAGAGGGGAAGAAGAAACGTCAGGCAGCTCTGTGATGGTGATCTGGGAAGGAACTCGTCCTTTGCTGGTTGAAATTCAGGCACTTGTCGATTATTCTCAGCTCGCAAACCCTCGCCGGGTGGCTGTCGGTCTGGAACAGAACCGGTTGTCATTACTTTTAGCTGTCTTGCATAAGCATGGCGGACTCATGATGGCAGATCAGGATGTTTACGTGAATGTCGTTGGTGGGGTAAAAGTGACTGAGACCAGTGCTGACCTGGCTTTGGTCATGGCATTGCTCTCCAGTTTCCGTGATCGTCCCCTGCCAAAAGATGTCGTTATTTTTGGGGAAGTGGGGCTGGCTGGTGAAATTCGCCCGGTTCCCAGCGGACAAGAGCGTCTGAACGAAGCATTTAAACACGGATTCAAAACAGCGGTTATTCCAGCAGCCAATATGCCAAAAGGTGGCATATCCGGGATGCAGATTCATCCGGTGAAGAAACTTTCAGAGGCAATTGAAGCTTTTGATGAGTTATAG